One Coffea arabica cultivar ET-39 chromosome 5e, Coffea Arabica ET-39 HiFi, whole genome shotgun sequence DNA segment encodes these proteins:
- the LOC140007094 gene encoding uncharacterized protein, with amino-acid sequence MAIRRNLKLSAKFYGPFEVEEKIEEVAYKLKLPPAARIHPVFHVSLLKKRIGPPQQVSTTLPEFDLQDQCPLMPEMVLKRRAILRKGVPVVQYLIKWQQLEYDEASWEDKDFVEHQFPEFKTCGQV; translated from the coding sequence ATGGCCATTAGAAGGAACCTTAAGCTGTCAGCAAAATTCTATGGTCCATTTGAAGTGGAAGAGAAGATAGAGGAGGTTGCTTATAAACTCAAATTGCCCCCTGCAGCAAGGATACACCCAGTGTTCCATGTCTCGCTACTGAAGAAGAGAATTGGTCCACCACAGCAAGTCTCCACTACCCTGCCAGAATTCGATTTGCAGGATCAATGCCCCTTGATGCCAGAAATGGTTCTGAAGAGACGAGCTATTCTAAGGAAGGGAGTGCCCGTGGTACAATACCTGATCAAATGGCAACAATTGGAGTATGATGAAGCATCCTGGGAAGATAAGGATTTCGTGGAGCACCAGTTTCCTGAATTCAAGACTTGCGGACAAGTCTAA
- the LOC113690723 gene encoding probable glutathione S-transferase, with amino-acid sequence MADEVILLDHAYSPPAVRVRIALKEKGIAFESKQEDFSNKSSLLLEMNPVHKQIPVLIHNGKPICESLIIVGYIDEVWNEKSPLLPTDPHDRAHSKFWADYIDKKIYTLGRAVWTAKGETHAAAKKDLISSLKILEAELGDKPYFGGKTFGITDIALIPYYSWFYTLEKFGNLEMNEECPKLVAWGERCMQRESVSTTLHNQYETYDFILELRKKLGVE; translated from the exons ATGGCTGATGAAGTGATTCTGTTGGACCATGCATATAGTCCTCCTGCTGTCAGGGTCAGAATTGCATTGAAAGAAAAGGGCATAGCCTTCGAGTCCAAACAAGAAGATTTTTCGAATAAGAGTTCATTGCTCTTAGAAATGAACCCGGTGCATAAACAGATCCCTGTCCTAATTCACAACGGGAAGCCAATTTGTGAATCCCTCATCATTGTTGGATACATTGATGAAGTCTGGAATGAAAAATCTCCTTTGCTGCCAACTGATCCTCATGACCGAGCTCACTCAAAGTTCTGGGCTGATTATATAGACAAAAAG ATTTATACCCTTGGAAGAGCAGTGTGGACAGCCAAGGGTGAAACCCATGCAGCAGCAAAGAAAGATCTCATAAGCAGCCTCAAAATATTGGAAGCAGAGCTTGGAGACAAACCTTACTTTGGGGGAAAGACTTTTGGCATCACAGATATTGCCCTTATTCCCTATTACAGCTGGTTTTATACATTGGAGAAGTTTGGAAACCTGGAGATGAATGAGGAGTGCCCAAAACTTGTTGCATGGGGTGAAAGGTGCATGCAGAGGGAGAGTGTGTCCACAACTCTGCATAATCAGTATGAGACTTATGACTTCATTTTGGAGCTAAGGAAGAAGCTTGGAGTTGAGTGA
- the LOC113690721 gene encoding glycolate oxidase-like isoform X2 — protein MTITPICLHLSYYFITFFCSITRHYFSWFIVLFLLLSLSSLLYLRFPSACTLLTSLAELRIFRRGSLESLPQRWGRLPTSRNIRQLPSRSCQRWYMITMHQVQRMNGLWRRIETLSPEFCKFRPRILIDVSRIDMTTTILGFKISMPIMIAPTAMQKMAHPEGEYATARAASAAGTIMTLSSWATSSVEEVASTGPGIRFFQIYVFRDRNIVAQFVRRAERAGFKAMALTVDLPRGGRREADIKNRFTLPPFLTLKNFEGLDLGKMDKADDSGLISYAAGQTDRTLTWKDFKWLQTITSMPILVKGVLTAEDARIAVQNGAAGIIVSNHGARQLDYVPATIMALEEVVKAAQGRVPVFLDGGVRRGTDVFKALALGASGIFIGRPVVFSLAAEGEAGVRKVLQMLREEFELTMALSGCRSLSEITRNHIVTDWDVPRLLPPARL, from the exons ATGACCATCACCCCCATTTGTCTTCATCTCAGCTATTATTTTATCACCTTTTTTTGTTCCATAACTCgtcattatttttcttggttcattgtcctttttctccttttaaGTTTATCTTCACTTCTCTACTTGCGGTTTCCCTCTGCATGCACTCTTCTCACTAGTCTTGCAGAGTTAAG GATCTTTAGGAGGGGAAGCTTAGAGAGTTTGCCGCAGAGATGGGGGAGATTACCAACGTCACGGAATATCAGGCAATTGCCAAGCAGAAGTTGCCAAAGATGGTATATGATTACTATGCATCAGGTGCAGAGGATGAATGGACTCTGGCGGAGAATAGAAACGCTTTCTCCAGAATTTTGTAA GTTTAGGCCACGGATTCTAATTGATGTGAGCAGGATTGACATGACCACCACCATCTTGGGATTTAAGATTTCAATGCCCATCATGATTGCCCCAACTGCCATGCAGAAAATGGCTCATCCTGAAG GTGAATATGCAACTGCAAGAGCCGCATCAGCTGCAGGAACAATTATG ACGCTGTCATCATGGGCTACTTCCAGTGTTGAAGAGGTTGCATCAACAGGACCAGGCATCCggttttttcaaatttat GTCTTCAGGGACAGGAATATTGTTGCTCAGTTTGTGCGAAGAGCTGAAAGGGCAGGTTTTAAGGCTATGGCCCTTACTGTTGACCTACCTAGAGGGGGACGCAGAGAAGCAGATATCAAGAATCG ATTTACTTTGCCACCATTTTTGACATTGAAGAACTTCGAGGGATTAGACCTTGGCAAGATGGACAAA GCAGATGACTCTGGATTAATTTCATATGCTGCTGGTCAAACTGATCGCACTCTAACTTGGAAG GATTTCAAGTGGCTCCAGACCATCACTTCAATGCCCATCCTTGTGAAGGGTGTCCTTACTGCTGAAGATG CAAGAATAGCTGTCCAGAATGGAGCAGCTGGCATCATTGTATCCAATCATGGTGCCCGTCAACTTGATTATGTTCCTGCAACTATTATGGCTTTGGAAGAG GTTGTGAAAGCTGCACAGGGTCGTGTGCCAGTGTTCTTGGATGGAGGGGTCCGTCGTGGCACTGATGTCTTCAAGGCCTTAGCCCTTGGAGCTTCTGGCATATTC ATTGGAAGACCTGTGGTTTTCTCCTTGGCTGCAGAAGGAGAAGCTGGAGTTAGAAAAGTACTTCAGATGCTGCGTGAGGAATTTGAGCTAACCATGGCGTTGAGCGGCTGCCGGTCACTCTCGGAGATTACTCGCAACCACATTGTCACCGACTGGGATGTTCCACGCCTTCTTCCTCCAGCAAGGCTTTGA
- the LOC113690721 gene encoding glycolate oxidase-like isoform X1 produces the protein MGEITNVTEYQAIAKQKLPKMVYDYYASGAEDEWTLAENRNAFSRILFRPRILIDVSRIDMTTTILGFKISMPIMIAPTAMQKMAHPEGEYATARAASAAGTIMTLSSWATSSVEEVASTGPGIRFFQIYVFRDRNIVAQFVRRAERAGFKAMALTVDLPRGGRREADIKNRFTLPPFLTLKNFEGLDLGKMDKADDSGLISYAAGQTDRTLTWKDFKWLQTITSMPILVKGVLTAEDARIAVQNGAAGIIVSNHGARQLDYVPATIMALEEVVKAAQGRVPVFLDGGVRRGTDVFKALALGASGIFIGRPVVFSLAAEGEAGVRKVLQMLREEFELTMALSGCRSLSEITRNHIVTDWDVPRLLPPARL, from the exons ATGGGGGAGATTACCAACGTCACGGAATATCAGGCAATTGCCAAGCAGAAGTTGCCAAAGATGGTATATGATTACTATGCATCAGGTGCAGAGGATGAATGGACTCTGGCGGAGAATAGAAACGCTTTCTCCAGAATTTT GTTTAGGCCACGGATTCTAATTGATGTGAGCAGGATTGACATGACCACCACCATCTTGGGATTTAAGATTTCAATGCCCATCATGATTGCCCCAACTGCCATGCAGAAAATGGCTCATCCTGAAG GTGAATATGCAACTGCAAGAGCCGCATCAGCTGCAGGAACAATTATG ACGCTGTCATCATGGGCTACTTCCAGTGTTGAAGAGGTTGCATCAACAGGACCAGGCATCCggttttttcaaatttat GTCTTCAGGGACAGGAATATTGTTGCTCAGTTTGTGCGAAGAGCTGAAAGGGCAGGTTTTAAGGCTATGGCCCTTACTGTTGACCTACCTAGAGGGGGACGCAGAGAAGCAGATATCAAGAATCG ATTTACTTTGCCACCATTTTTGACATTGAAGAACTTCGAGGGATTAGACCTTGGCAAGATGGACAAA GCAGATGACTCTGGATTAATTTCATATGCTGCTGGTCAAACTGATCGCACTCTAACTTGGAAG GATTTCAAGTGGCTCCAGACCATCACTTCAATGCCCATCCTTGTGAAGGGTGTCCTTACTGCTGAAGATG CAAGAATAGCTGTCCAGAATGGAGCAGCTGGCATCATTGTATCCAATCATGGTGCCCGTCAACTTGATTATGTTCCTGCAACTATTATGGCTTTGGAAGAG GTTGTGAAAGCTGCACAGGGTCGTGTGCCAGTGTTCTTGGATGGAGGGGTCCGTCGTGGCACTGATGTCTTCAAGGCCTTAGCCCTTGGAGCTTCTGGCATATTC ATTGGAAGACCTGTGGTTTTCTCCTTGGCTGCAGAAGGAGAAGCTGGAGTTAGAAAAGTACTTCAGATGCTGCGTGAGGAATTTGAGCTAACCATGGCGTTGAGCGGCTGCCGGTCACTCTCGGAGATTACTCGCAACCACATTGTCACCGACTGGGATGTTCCACGCCTTCTTCCTCCAGCAAGGCTTTGA
- the LOC140006694 gene encoding UDP-glycosyltransferase TURAN-like isoform X2, giving the protein MNWIRTRGLKQLCFMINLLNFSDLLPLRRSMRISESLSQPFGLQDCISYGMTGTGESDPNSTLFTIHTGTNIIMKQNRPAIIVSSTSWTPDENFSILLEAALMYDRRVAGLLNEDDVSDGEILWNEILCQGGGVQENH; this is encoded by the exons ATGAATTGGATCAGAACTAGGGGATTAA AGCAACTGTGCTTTATGATCAACCTCCTGAATTTTTCCGACCTGCTTCCATTGAGGAGAAGCATGAg GATCAGCGAAAGTCTCAGTCAACCCTTTGGACTTCAAGACTGCATAAGCTATG GAATGACTGGAACAGGTGAAAGTGATCCCAATTCTACCTTATTTACAATTCATACTGGCACAAATATAATTATGAAGCAGAACAGACCTGCCATCATTGTAAGCAGCACAAGTTG GACTCCAGATGAAAACTTTAGCATTCTTTTGGAGGCAGCACTTATGTATGATAGACGAGTTGCAGGACTATTAAATGAGGATGATGTGAGTGATGGGGAaattttatggaatgaaatcTTGTGCCAAGGTGGAGGAGTTCAAGAAAAT catTGA
- the LOC140006694 gene encoding UDP-glycosyltransferase TURAN-like isoform X1: protein MNWIRTRGLSKKQLCFMINLLNFSDLLPLRRSMRISESLSQPFGLQDCISYGMTGTGESDPNSTLFTIHTGTNIIMKQNRPAIIVSSTSWTPDENFSILLEAALMYDRRVAGLLNEDDVSDGEILWNEILCQGGGVQENH, encoded by the exons ATGAATTGGATCAGAACTAGGGGATTAAGTAAGA AGCAACTGTGCTTTATGATCAACCTCCTGAATTTTTCCGACCTGCTTCCATTGAGGAGAAGCATGAg GATCAGCGAAAGTCTCAGTCAACCCTTTGGACTTCAAGACTGCATAAGCTATG GAATGACTGGAACAGGTGAAAGTGATCCCAATTCTACCTTATTTACAATTCATACTGGCACAAATATAATTATGAAGCAGAACAGACCTGCCATCATTGTAAGCAGCACAAGTTG GACTCCAGATGAAAACTTTAGCATTCTTTTGGAGGCAGCACTTATGTATGATAGACGAGTTGCAGGACTATTAAATGAGGATGATGTGAGTGATGGGGAaattttatggaatgaaatcTTGTGCCAAGGTGGAGGAGTTCAAGAAAAT catTGA
- the LOC140006694 gene encoding uncharacterized protein isoform X3: protein MNWIRTRGLSKKQLCFMINLLNFSDLLPLRRSMRISESLSQPFGLQDCISYGMTGTGESDPNSTLFTIHTGTNIIMKQNRPAIIDSR, encoded by the exons ATGAATTGGATCAGAACTAGGGGATTAAGTAAGA AGCAACTGTGCTTTATGATCAACCTCCTGAATTTTTCCGACCTGCTTCCATTGAGGAGAAGCATGAg GATCAGCGAAAGTCTCAGTCAACCCTTTGGACTTCAAGACTGCATAAGCTATG GAATGACTGGAACAGGTGAAAGTGATCCCAATTCTACCTTATTTACAATTCATACTGGCACAAATATAATTATGAAGCAGAACAGACCTGCCATCATT GACTCCAGATGA
- the LOC113690722 gene encoding glutathione S-transferase U25-like produces the protein MADEVIVLDHEHSPPANRVRIALKEKGVAFVSKQEDLPNKKSSLLLEMNPVHKQIPVLIHNGKPVCESLIIVEYIDEVWNDKSPLLPTDPYERAHSKFWADYIDKKIYTSGRPVLTTKGETQAAAMKELISSLKILDAELGDKPYFGGKTFGITDIAFIPFYSRFYTLEKFGNLSMNEECPKLVAWGERCLQRESVSTTMRNQYETYDFMLEIRKKLGVE, from the exons ATGGCTGATGAAGTGATTGTGTTGGACCATGAACATAGTCCTCCTGCTAACAGGGTCAGAATTGCATTGAAAGAAAAGGGCGTAGCCTTCGTGTCCAAACAAGAAGATTTGCCGAATAAGAAGAGTTCATTGCTCTTAGAAATGAACCCGGTGCATAAACAGATCCCTGTCCTAATTCACAATGGGAAGCCAGTTTGTGAATCCCTCATCATTGTTGAATACATTGATGAAGTCTGGAATGACAAATCTCCTTTGCTGCCAACTGATCCTTATGAGCGAGCTCACTCAAAGTTCTGGGCTGATTATATAGACAAAAAG ATCTATACTTCTGGAAGACCAGTGTTGACAACCAAGGGTGAAACCCAGGCAGCAGCCATGAAAGAACTAATAAGCAGCCTCAAAATATTGGATGCAGAGCTTGGAGACAAACCTTACTTTGGGGGAAAGACTTTTGGCATCACAGATATTGCCTTTATACCCTTCTACAGCCGGTTTTATACCCTGGAGAAGTTTGGAAACTTGAGCATGAATGAGGAGTGCCCAAAACTTGTTGCATGGGGTGAAAGGTGCTTGCAGAGGGAAAGTGTATCCACCACTATGCGTAATCAGTATGAGACTTATGACTTCATGTTGGAGATAAGGAAGAAGCTTGGAGTTGAGTGA
- the LOC113690720 gene encoding glycolate oxidase, which produces MGEITNVTEYQAIAKQKLPKMVYDYYASGAEDEWTLAENRNAFSRILFRPRILIDVSRIDMTTTILGFKISMPIMIAPTAMQKMAHPEGEYATARAASAAGTIMTLSSWATSSVEEVASTGPGIRFFQLYVYRDRNVVAQLVRRAERAGFKAIALTVDTPRLGRREADIKNRFTLPPFLTLKNFEGLDLGKMDKADDSGLASYVAGQIDRTLSWKDVKWLQTITSMPILVKGVLTAEDARIAVQNGAAGIIVSNHGARQLDYVPATIMALEEVVKAAQGRVPVFLDGGVRRGTDVFKALALGASGIFIGRPVLFSLAAEGEAGVRKVLQMLREEFELTMALSGCRSLSEITRNHIVTDWDVPRLLPPARL; this is translated from the exons ATGGGGGAGATTACCAACGTCACGGAATATCAGGCAATTGCCAAGCAGAAGTTGCCAAAGATGGTATATGATTACTATGCATCAGGTGCAGAGGATGAATGGACTCTGGCGGAGAATAGAAATGCTTTCTCAAGAATTTT ATTTAGGCCACGGATTCTAATTGATGTGAGCAGGATTGACATGACCACCACCATCTTGGGATTTAAGATTTCAATGCCCATCATGATTGCCCCAACTGCCATGCAGAAAATGGCTCATCCTGAAG GTGAATATGCAACTGCAAGAGCTGCATCAGCTGCAGGAACAATTATG ACGTTGTCATCATGGGCTACTTCCAGTGTTGAAGAGGTTGCATCAACAGGACCAGGCATCCGGTTTTTTCAACTTTAT GTCTACAGGGACAGGAATGTTGTTGCTCAGCTTGTGCGAAGAGCTGAAAGGGCAGGTTTTAAGGCTATAGCCCTTACTGTTGACACACCTAGACTGGGACGCAGAGAAGCAGATATCAAGAATCG ATTTACTTTGCCACCATTTTTGACATTGAAGAACTTCGAGGGATTAGACCTTGGCAAGATGGACAAA GCAGATGACTCTGGATTAGCTTCATATGTTGCTGGTCAAATTGATCGCACTCTAAGTTGGAAG GATGTCAAGTGGCTCCAGACCATCACTTCAATGCCCATCCTTGTGAAGGGTGTCCTTACTGCTGAAGATG CAAGAATAGCTGTCCAGAATGGAGCAGCTGGCATCATTGTATCCAATCATGGTGCCCGTCAACTTGATTATGTTCCTGCAACTATTATGGCTTTGGAAGAG GTTGTGAAAGCTGCACAGGGTCGTGTGCCAGTGTTCTTGGATGGAGGGGTCCGTCGTGGCACTGATGTCTTCAAGGCCTTAGCCCTTGGAGCTTCTGGCATATTC ATTGGAAGACCTGTGCTTTTCTCCTTGGCTGCAGAAGGAGAAGCTGGGGTTAGAAAAGTACTTCAGATGCTGCGTGAGGAATTTGAGCTAACCATGGCGTTGAGCGGCTGCCGGTCACTCTCGGAGATTACTCGCAACCACATTGTCACCGACTGGGATGTTCCACGCCTTCTTCCTCCAGCAAGGCTTTGA